In Triticum urartu cultivar G1812 unplaced genomic scaffold, Tu2.1 TuUngrouped_contig_8700, whole genome shotgun sequence, the genomic window CCGGGCTGTTCGTGCTCTGCGGCTCGTGGTGCGACCCGGCGAACCGGAGGGACAAGGTGGTGCGAAAGGTGTTCGAGCTGAACCTCACCTCCACACCGCTGCTCCAGTGGACCGAGGCCTCGGCCCACCCGGACGCGCCCATGGATTCCAACGCGGTGTTCGCCGCCGGCCAGGACAGGATCTACGCCGTGGAGATGTTCAGGATCTTCGGCAAGGTCCTCGACTTCGCGACGGCGTGCCGGGTCTCCGGCGGCGAGCAGAGCTGGAGCCGCATCGGCCGGGAGAACGCGGCCGCCGAGGCCGACGCCATGTCCTGCCGGCTGAAGTCAATGGCCATGCTGCTCCTCTGAAGATCGCCGGTGTCTACTCCGTTTTTCTTTTCCACTTACACTGATGATGATTTGTTTGTTTCTTCCACGAGCTGGTTGATGTGCAGCTCGGTACAGCCATTCCATTGCCAGATTGCCTGCAGCAATTGCTGTGATTGTTCATGCTGAGTTTGTTCAACATGTTTTATAAAAGATGATTATACTACAATCTTAttatgatatgatgataccaaccACAATCAGACTCTCTTGTAAATTAGTCGAGATTAGAGCAACACTTGTGGACTTGGTCAGTCTACACATGATTGTTCATACGGCAGCAAAGAGAAGAGAAAGGGCATGTGACTGTGCATGCATACACTCTGCACTTTTCATAATGTAATACATGTTTGTTGGCAAATCAGTGTCGACGGCAGTGGGACTATCACAATAATCCTGCGTGGATGATTAAGATTTGTCATCACTGGTAGTATTAGTTGATGGCTCCATGCGGTTGGTACAGGCAGCTCCAGCCAGGGCCGTGGGTCTCTTTTAAACTGTGCTCATGTGCAAGTGCCATGATCCAAAATTTGGCATTTAAGTATACGTATATATTTTATCAAGGAAAGGGAGAGAGATGAGGACAGATCTGTAACCCGTGCAAAATTGTACTCTAGTACAGATCTGGCCAGAGTATTTTAGCACTTTCATTCTCAAGAGCCATTGCACTAGTTTACTCCTGACAAGGGGTAAAAATGGAATCTTGATAATTCCGGTTGGTGTCCggtcacctctctctctcttttaacATCTTGCGGTGAATGTCATACCATTTGAGAATTCATTCATTGCCTAAAAAAGTGAACAGTTGAGAATTAAGGCCAGTTCTATCCATATTTTATCAAGAGCTGACACTGACCACTCAAATATTATTGTTGCTTTTAGAAGAGATAGTGATCACTACTACCAGGACCGGCTTTGGGGCCAAGAGCATCTGTTGTCACCTTATCATGAACCAGAGCATCATTTTTTTCCTTTTCGAAAAAGAGAAGAAACCCAGTCCAAAGCATCATCATGTCATCAGCTTGCATTGCAGCAGGGATCACCTTTCTCAtcaaaaagaaaagataaaaagGATCACCTTGCAAAAACATGTCGTGCAAAAGTACTGCCACTAACCAAGATCAGTTGGCACCATCTACTTAGCTAGCAAGTGGTGGTCAATCGGCCAATAATGATGCGATGCGATGTGATGTGCTTGCTTGCGGTGGTGCCGGCCGGTGGCAACCTCTTGGGCCGGCGCTTAACTGCCGGAGCTCAACCACACATGCATGAATGAATGGGCTGGCAAATGGCCACTCCCCTTTACTACTGGCATGGCAtagcgtccagggcactgctgaACACGACATGTGAAGATCATAATAAGGGTTGGTTCATGAATGTGATCATGGATTCATGGATCCCATCTTGCAGGCAAAGAGAATTCTACTGAGAGAAGACGCGAATATGCACCTCTGTCCTGACTTTGATGAGTTCATGATCATTTTGGCAGCTGACTCCTGCTCCCTGTCATGATCATGTTGCAGTGAAACTGTTGTCCAGGTAAAAGTACAAGAAGAGAAATGGTGTAGTGAGTAGTGACAGTTTCAGTCCCCAGAAAGGATGATAGCAACAGTTTTGTTCCTTGCAGGTGGTTAGCAGTCAGGATGAGCTTCCGTGGTCCATGTCAATCTGATGAACAGACTGTTTCTGAGCTTTTAGCTCCCCTGTTATGTGGTTGGTGAGGCATCGCAGCCATGGCACCGGCTCCTCAGCGCTGCCAATGTTATGCCACCCCACCTAACGGTCTCTGCACAAGGCTTGAAACTGAAACAATATGTAATAACTGAGCAGGACTACTGAAGTATTTATGGGCACATAGATTGAGGAACATTGACATCTTGTTCAACCCATCTTTTGGTCAGGATCATTTCAAGTGCACTGCTTTCTTCTTCAGTAGATGATATTAATATTCAGAAACAAAAAAAATGTGCCGTTGGACCTAGCTAATTCTATCACGCAGACTAACACTGTGGCCAACAGACTATTGGCGACGATGGACTTTGGAGGTTCCCCTTCTATTCGTGGATTTCCTGGTTTATGGGAAGTTCATGATCATTTCCACCGATGGTTTATGGGAAGTTCTTCATGTTAATAAAGTTGCTGCCACCATTTATTTTCTCAGTCAGGTCCTTGACAGTGTAAATAGGCGCGATGTTGACATCTGCAAGGGGCTAATTCCAGTGCTGCATTGTGTTACTTCTCTCTACAAGTCTACGCGTCCCTATGCACAAGCTTAGTGGAAGAAACTGTATGGCATAATCTTCAATCTGcttttctgtttttgttttgttAATACAACTCTAACATCTGTAAACTTGTATTCTGGTGGCTCATACTAACTCTGAAGTTAAAAGGAGTGCCTAGAAAAAGTGGTGTGGATGGTAAAAAAAAACTGAACAAGTTCAGATAAATGTCACTGCATTATATATTTTCATCATTTCCAAGTGTATATTTCATTTTTTCCCAAGTGTATATTTCATTTGGAAGATTAGCATTCAACCTTTTAACCACCTGCGTACAAAAAAGCATTTAGACTTTTTTCACATAGAAAtggtactccctccttccatctatatagggcctaatgcgttttccaagaccgcctttgactattgataaaattaatactacatgatatgcataatgtgaaaaatatataattgaaagctcctttcacatacgaatttgatgatgtgctttgtgtaagttgcatgtcatatattattgctctaacatttggtcaaagttagcctcgaaaaatgcattaggccctatatagatggaaggagggagtaccaGGTTTGTCGTAAAAAAAGGTTTCTACGCTTTGTTCATGAATGTGATCATGGGTCCGATCTTGCAGTTGTTCCACTAGGCAAAGAGAATTCTAATAAGAAAAGACACAAATATATTGATGAGTTCATAATGACTTGGCAGCTGACTTCCTCCCTGTCATGACCATCATGGTGCGGTCAAACTAATGGCCAGGTAAAAGAGCAAGAAAATTGGTGTAATGATTAGGGACGGTTCAATCTCGGATGACAAGTATAGTTGGCTGCTTACAGGTGGTTGGCAGTTAGGGTGATCTCTTGTCGTCCATGTCAATCTGATGAACAGACTGTTTTCGAGGTATTAGTTATTGTGCAACATCACAGCCAAGGTAGCGGCTCTTGAGCGCCGCCGATGTGATGCCACTCACCTAACGGCCTGAAACAGAACCGATTAGCCAACTAAATGGGCAAATAATAAGTTGTGCTTTGTAGttttttttttcatatatatgaaTGCACCTTGACTAATAAAGCCTGAAAATATGGCATGTGCAGCTGCAAATTCAAATGAGTCTAGCTGTGCTTTCACTCTTTGACATGGCTTACCTTCAGGTTTCAAGGGTCAAGCTACTCAGAGATGGACATTAGCCTTTGGCGGCCCATGTGCAGCATTATCGGATCACTCCTCAATATACCGCTTCACACGTCTACGATGAGTTCTTCTGGTTGCACAACCAGCATATGCAGAGAAGCTAAATGATACGACAAATGAATAACTGTCGCATATATCTCGTTTGAGCTTCCATGCCAGCATCATTGTTGGTTCACTCCTAAATAATTTCTTAAATCATTTTTTACAGTTTCTTGAAAGAGCAACCTATGGAATAATCGCTGCCTCCATAATGTTCTAGATCATGAAATTTGGTGATGTGTCAAAGGGTCCATCTTCCATTACACCGGAAGAGACACATATGAGCACCAGGCTCCCGCCGTTAGGGACCATAACTACTAACGACAAGCCTAGTAGAGGAGCAAGGCATGTGGGCGAGGGTAAACACCGCAAACAATGAGTCGGAACTGCAGAGAAGGACCAAAGTTTGTTATAGCAAACTATTTGATCTTTGTCTCGTTAATAATCCCTTCAACTGTAAAAGgagggtgtgcatgcttttaagaTTTAgtttttggggctatttttggaaAGTACTAAAAATATACATATAAACGAAATAGATATACACAAAAGAAGTTCATCTGACAAATAATCCTTTTAAAAACACATGTAATTTTCATGTAATTTTTTTTAATGTGAGACACACTAAGTTAGAAATAAGGGCATCTAGAATGGTAGGTGCTTCTCTGAAGTCTGAACGCTAATATAGATATAATATAAATATTATAAATAAATAAGTCACACGAGCACCCTTTCTCCCAATTACTGATGCAAAACTACCGTCCGGCTGGTGCGCTAACTGCTTGTGGAGTCTTGTCTCGTACCAAAAAAAGTGCAAAGCTCGATGCAATTTTTTTCATCAATGCCACACTTGACATTAGGACTCGAGAGTGCAACTACCGAATTGGCACGAAAAATAATCTTGGCGCCCTCCAATAGCGCTTTGCGATGGAGATGTCCTAATAACTCTCACCTATTTATACTAATTTATTTTACCTTTTGTAATATTTACCTTATTTTGTTGAAGTAATATATTAACTCATGTATTTCCATCATGCTTAGCATAATTAACCAAATTACAATGCTACTAAATACTCATATATGTTGTTTTTTTGTTGTAATTCTCATGTGTGTCATTTCTGATACATTAAATAGAAATGTGCTGTATTTAAGTCTCAACCATTGCGAAAAACCATTCATTCAATTAGTTCGCAAAAAAATTCATTCAATTGAATCTTTCTTAAATACAAGAAAAAAATATCGTAATGCCTCGTGGGTCAACAGATGTGTTATGGTGTATTCGTATAATGTAAGGCAATCTTTAGTGTTCTTGAGAACTATAGAGCCTGTGTCTCTAAACAAAATCTTGTTAAATATTTATATCATTAGTCTGTTCACATTctattaaaaacaaaacaaatcCCATTCACTTTTAAATACaaatcaaaaaatatgaaaaatcTAATTTCAGAAGCTTTCTTATAATGTAAGGCAATCTTTGTACATGTCAGTtcctctcttcttcttcatcttttgtaattatattttgaaaaaaaatgtagATCTAACATTTAAAGTGTAGCAAATGCCCGACTAATGTTAGTTTAATACATGGTATTGTTGGCATAAAATATGTGCGGTGGCATTCAATACTAAAAAGACAAATATGAGGTTTAATTCAATGGTGATGTGCACTTTGAGGAATAAATTAAATAACATTTCATAttgtgaaatttttgaaataTTCTAAGCACTTGAGATTTTGAAAATCGTACGGACTAACAGACAGCATAAGCTATGAAATACACACATAAATATTTACATGTGTAGAAACAACTAAAAAATAAATTTATTTACTATGCAGAAATTCATCAATTTGATGTGTACAATAATGTAAATATTCAAAAAAGAAACATTTAATTTTATAATAATGCTGGGATTAAAGTTTTTTTATTTTACTCCCTCCATTCTATGCTGCATTaatttttgaaaagtcaaacttCAATCTTTGATGAAGTTTTTAGAAGAAAATATCAACATTTACAATAGCAAATTAGCATATATAGATCCATCATTAGATTCATTTAATAGTTTGTTTATTCAGTAATGGTTTCATGAAAACCGATAATATTTATTTCAATTTTGCAAAATTCTTTTTAAAAATACCATAGTGTTAATTTTGCAAAATTTATTTATTGTTCTTTTTTATATAAAAACTGTAGAAAACAAAAAGACAACAGTTTTCAATTTACATAACATTTGGAGAATTTGTGTTAATTATAACCAGTACTGAAATTTtaaaatactactccctccgtaaagaaatataagagcgtttagaacACTAGTTTCTTTACGGTGGGAGTAGCAGTTAAAAAACTATTGTGATTAATACTCAAAGAGACTAGTAGTGATTTTGAAATGGGCGAGAGAGAAACACCTAATTTTGATAAATAAGATGGGCAATTAATCAAGCTGCTGAGACAACAACACTGGAAGCTAACACAGAAGTTACATGGGTTTGCAACAGCTTCAAGAGACTATCAAGTGTGATCAACTTGACATTAATTATATTCCCCTCCACTAGATTAGTTCTGATATCTGGTTTGTAAAGATGAAAGATATGGCCAACTGAAAATATGGGAAGCACAAATACCAAAGCGCCCGTTAATCTTGGACCAGTAAATCTTCTTGTAGCCAGTCCTCACATAGGATCGTTCGAGGTAGCTCAATTCTTTCCCACTTCTGTACTAATTTAAAGTTTGTATGTGCAGAACTAGCGCCTTTTCAGATTTGGCATCACTGCAGAGAAACACCGCCTATAATTTCAGTATTCAGTACAATAGCCAATGCATTATAGTTTCTGTAAGATTCCCCAGCTTTACTATTTTTTGGGTGTTCTAACCACAGCGAAAATAACTCTGCTCCTCTCTTCGGAGTTAGAATGCCAGCGTAGAGTTAGTATTTGTTGCGCATAGCACTAGATCTTCTGGTAAGGGCAATTTATGTTACTGTGTTCTTCTGGTCACTTCATTATCCTCTCCTGTTCAAGGAACTACGCCATTGGCCTGATCTGCTTATTACCATGTTATTATACGAGAAACAAGCGCA contains:
- the LOC125531983 gene encoding F-box/kelch-repeat protein At5g42350-like, producing the protein LFVLCGSWCDPANRRDKVVRKVFELNLTSTPLLQWTEASAHPDAPMDSNAVFAAGQDRIYAVEMFRIFGKVLDFATACRVSGGEQSWSRIGRENAAAEADAMSCRLKSMAMLLL